In Leptospira sp. WS58.C1, a single genomic region encodes these proteins:
- a CDS encoding PLP-dependent aminotransferase family protein: MYKQNKKMSKLIIENSSEIFRPSARPARTPASVTREILKVIDTPGMISFAGGLPDDTLFPIQDLKYFFEASVSKKGAKLFQYADTQGHSDLRAWIADRYYPGSNADEILLTSGSQQALDLLGRYFIEEGSLILLERPSYLGAIQVFSSYAPSFLGISYGEEGPDMEELKYTLATSSEKPKFFYCIPDFQNPSAYSYSLEIRHSISELLLKNTVPIIEDTAYRELYFQENLPISLCELGPENTISIGTFSKTLSPGLRVGWIRAPRQILQDLIVQKQSMDLHSATLNQELVFGFVSSSKYEEHLSLIRKTYKKKSEHTFTCFQNNFKDSIPLQISKGGLFYWLEFPEEIDTDLLFRKCLEKGLAAVPGSSFFVGKPENNHLRWNFSNASEEETKLGIERLYKVYKSLSGS; this comes from the coding sequence ATGTATAAACAAAATAAGAAGATGAGCAAGTTAATTATAGAAAATAGCTCCGAAATTTTCCGACCTTCTGCAAGGCCGGCCAGAACTCCTGCGTCTGTGACGAGAGAGATACTGAAGGTGATCGATACGCCGGGTATGATCTCTTTTGCGGGAGGTCTTCCGGATGATACTTTGTTTCCGATCCAAGATCTAAAATATTTTTTCGAGGCTTCCGTTTCTAAAAAAGGCGCAAAACTATTCCAATATGCGGATACTCAGGGACATTCCGACTTACGTGCCTGGATCGCAGATCGATATTATCCAGGTTCTAATGCTGACGAAATTCTTTTAACTTCCGGCTCACAACAAGCATTGGATCTACTCGGTCGTTATTTTATAGAAGAAGGTTCGCTCATTCTTTTAGAAAGACCCAGCTACTTAGGAGCCATCCAAGTATTCTCGTCTTATGCACCATCCTTCTTAGGGATCAGCTATGGCGAAGAAGGCCCGGACATGGAAGAATTAAAATATACATTGGCGACTTCCTCCGAAAAGCCGAAATTCTTTTACTGCATTCCTGATTTCCAAAATCCTTCCGCGTATTCTTATTCTTTAGAAATTCGACATTCGATCTCTGAACTCCTTTTAAAAAATACAGTTCCGATCATAGAAGATACTGCTTATAGAGAATTGTATTTCCAGGAGAACTTGCCGATTTCTTTATGCGAATTAGGCCCGGAAAATACGATCTCTATCGGGACATTCTCCAAAACACTTTCACCCGGATTGAGAGTCGGATGGATCAGGGCACCGAGACAGATCCTCCAAGATCTGATCGTACAAAAACAATCCATGGATTTACATTCCGCTACCCTGAATCAGGAATTAGTATTTGGATTCGTATCTTCTTCCAAATATGAAGAACATCTATCCTTGATCCGAAAAACTTACAAAAAGAAATCGGAGCATACGTTTACCTGTTTCCAAAATAATTTCAAAGATTCTATTCCATTACAAATTTCTAAAGGAGGTTTATTCTATTGGCTGGAATTTCCGGAAGAGATCGATACGGACCTACTTTTTCGAAAATGTTTGGAGAAGGGACTCGCGGCGGTTCCAGGATCTTCTTTCTTCGTAGGTAAACCGGAAAACAATCATCTACGATGGAACTTCTCAAACGCTTCGGAGGAAGAAACAAAACTTGGAATAGAGAGATTATATAAAGTGTATAAGAGCCTTTCAGGCTCTTGA
- a CDS encoding MmcQ/YjbR family DNA-binding protein, translated as MSDHISVPNMILSKLRLICLDLPEAYEEQAWIGTRWCIKKKNFAHVLMLQNGYPPAYAKASGLEGIACLLTFRYSPKKMDVSRFKDYPFFKPVWWEDIIGLVIDDSIDWDEVEVLLKESYCQLAPKKLAEMVENR; from the coding sequence ATGTCGGATCATATTTCAGTCCCAAACATGATTCTATCCAAACTTCGTTTGATCTGTTTGGATCTTCCGGAAGCTTATGAAGAACAGGCTTGGATCGGAACTCGCTGGTGTATCAAAAAGAAAAATTTTGCTCATGTATTGATGTTGCAGAACGGGTACCCGCCTGCTTATGCAAAGGCTTCCGGCCTGGAAGGAATTGCTTGTTTATTAACCTTTCGTTATTCTCCCAAAAAGATGGATGTTTCTCGTTTTAAAGATTATCCATTTTTTAAACCGGTCTGGTGGGAAGATATTATCGGGCTCGTGATCGACGATTCGATCGACTGGGACGAGGTAGAAGTTTTATTGAAGGAAAGTTACTGCCAACTTGCGCCTAAAAAATTAGCGGAGATGGTGGAAAATCGTTAA
- a CDS encoding phasin-related domain-containing protein: MEKQILDVLNAGLGLVKSGQEGLDKAKAEFTKSFQELAAKGASDNSEASVRVREFVDKFLNEAKELTTAATKTYEDSRAKALEVYNQIVEEAKKLVPAEQIEAIKAKFSEVTETVKKPAAPTKKTA, translated from the coding sequence ATGGAAAAACAAATTCTAGATGTACTGAACGCAGGTCTTGGTTTGGTTAAAAGCGGACAAGAAGGTCTGGATAAAGCGAAAGCAGAATTTACTAAGAGTTTTCAAGAACTCGCAGCTAAAGGCGCTTCCGACAATTCCGAAGCATCTGTTCGTGTTCGTGAGTTCGTAGACAAATTCTTAAACGAAGCTAAAGAATTAACTACCGCAGCTACTAAAACCTATGAAGATTCTCGCGCTAAGGCACTTGAAGTTTATAACCAGATTGTTGAAGAAGCTAAGAAATTAGTTCCTGCTGAACAAATCGAAGCTATCAAGGCAAAATTTAGCGAAGTTACGGAGACAGTTAAAAAACCTGCTGCTCCAACTAAAAAAACTGCTTAA
- a CDS encoding motility associated factor glycosyltransferase family protein, protein MKELRSDLLEKNLASLRSFAPKASERIGSSRINFEIVPTKTDDPSLKIGNVLLHSSMDPRKEAERQLADLKKGDEERAFLFFGAGLGYSIQYTLRFDKIICVWMEPFPEIIKAAFSLFDFSPMILSGKLRIFLPPYEESAFYEGFKGISGYPVSFIPHRGSLQWKQEEYQELRFLAETFFHKKDVNTATLTRFEKVWTGNFIRNLPELVDLSPINELFGLCKSKIDVVVCGAGPSLYLSLQDLKEYRENFILIAVDTALLILQKSGIDPDLVFSVDPQPLNSKYLEGYFGKAKFVFDPTTSYHSLRMPYIGGNHYLTSSPFPWIKLLENASENGLGAVDFGGSVSTNAASLAEKMDARSVLLLGQDLSFPGSQAHCKGAILEERLNFLESRTQRREHHNYKQMTALPPKWIESIRGKKLRTNEKLLIFKKWFEERQKDRPWANLGQDGAKLEGIQNITFQEWYRQNPSNIKEVTEIKKKIRDLLPSKINRKKVSVELNKIRNELKEFGVQVSKGEVLSEKIYDLIQSGEKDKESIRKALHEISIIDDRISSKKGLTEFLGISLQRVILAITEGYDTELTLEEKKNERLAVAKKSLLLYSGLRKSTEMNLQLINKAVKRFSA, encoded by the coding sequence ATGAAAGAACTCAGGTCGGATTTACTCGAAAAAAATTTGGCCTCACTTCGCAGTTTCGCGCCGAAAGCCTCCGAAAGAATAGGATCTTCCCGGATCAATTTCGAGATAGTCCCTACAAAAACGGACGATCCAAGTTTAAAAATCGGTAATGTACTTTTACATAGTTCCATGGATCCTCGCAAAGAAGCGGAAAGACAGCTTGCGGATCTGAAAAAAGGGGATGAAGAAAGGGCATTCCTATTTTTCGGAGCAGGGCTCGGTTATTCCATCCAATATACATTAAGATTTGATAAAATAATCTGCGTATGGATGGAACCTTTTCCGGAAATTATCAAGGCTGCATTTTCATTATTCGATTTTTCTCCCATGATCCTTTCCGGTAAGTTGAGAATATTTCTCCCCCCATACGAAGAATCCGCGTTTTACGAGGGTTTTAAAGGGATCTCGGGATATCCCGTAAGTTTTATTCCTCATAGGGGGAGTTTGCAATGGAAACAGGAAGAATACCAAGAGCTAAGATTTTTAGCCGAGACATTCTTCCATAAAAAAGATGTAAACACGGCCACATTGACCAGATTCGAGAAGGTCTGGACCGGTAATTTTATCCGCAATCTTCCGGAACTTGTGGATCTGAGCCCCATCAATGAATTATTCGGTTTATGCAAATCCAAGATAGATGTGGTTGTTTGTGGGGCCGGGCCCTCTCTTTATCTTTCTTTGCAAGACTTGAAAGAATATAGAGAAAACTTTATATTGATCGCAGTGGATACTGCGCTTCTTATTTTGCAAAAATCAGGAATAGATCCCGATCTTGTATTTAGTGTGGATCCCCAACCTTTAAATTCAAAATATTTAGAAGGATATTTCGGAAAGGCAAAGTTTGTATTCGATCCTACTACTTCCTATCATTCATTAAGAATGCCTTATATAGGTGGAAACCATTATCTGACTTCCTCTCCTTTTCCCTGGATTAAACTTTTGGAAAATGCTTCCGAAAACGGACTGGGAGCCGTGGACTTCGGAGGTTCCGTTTCCACAAATGCCGCAAGTCTAGCGGAAAAAATGGATGCAAGGTCCGTTTTACTTTTAGGACAAGACCTTTCTTTTCCGGGTTCCCAAGCGCATTGTAAGGGTGCAATCTTAGAAGAAAGATTAAATTTTTTGGAATCCAGAACGCAGAGAAGGGAACATCATAATTATAAGCAGATGACCGCTTTGCCGCCAAAGTGGATCGAATCTATCCGGGGAAAAAAACTTAGGACAAACGAAAAACTTCTGATCTTCAAAAAATGGTTCGAAGAAAGACAAAAAGACCGTCCTTGGGCCAATCTGGGGCAAGACGGAGCAAAGTTAGAAGGGATCCAGAATATTACATTTCAAGAATGGTATAGACAAAACCCATCGAATATAAAAGAGGTAACCGAGATCAAAAAAAAGATCCGGGACCTTCTTCCTTCCAAGATCAATCGCAAAAAAGTATCGGTCGAATTAAACAAGATCCGCAACGAGTTAAAAGAATTCGGAGTGCAAGTTTCCAAAGGAGAAGTCCTTTCCGAGAAAATTTACGATCTTATTCAAAGCGGAGAGAAGGACAAAGAGTCCATTCGAAAAGCATTGCATGAGATTTCCATAATAGATGATCGTATCAGTTCTAAAAAAGGGCTAACTGAATTTTTAGGGATCAGTTTGCAGAGAGTGATCTTGGCCATCACGGAAGGATACGACACCGAACTTACATTGGAAGAGAAGAAGAATGAAAGACTTGCAGTTGCGAAAAAGAGCCTTCTTCTTTATTCGGGTCTAAGAAAAAGTACGGAAATGAATTTGCAGCTTATTAACAAAGCAGTGAAACGGTTTTCAGCGTAA
- a CDS encoding penicillin-binding protein: MDYSPLNRKRFTILFVLLCVFFSGLLVRVGYLVFFNDREIAFKNGERIGRGAIYDRRGIELALSIDSSTIGIYPGNVYDPNFTAVQISPYLDIPPEKIESLIREKSRYFLLKREIDDTTASRIMEMALPGVRREREFKRVYPHGSLAASLVGFTGMDDDKALSGLEYYYNQELMTPTEADSTRGANVHLTLDGLIQFKLEKALGKRFEEAGAKRAVGLLMEIHTGRILAMASFPSFDPNRYSSFEEYSHTNWAIRHVYEPGSTMKIFLASILLNENLIHPNEKFDCPGYVDYGRTRIKCTHVHGKVNLEEILQYSCNAGIIKAAAKIPNDVLYEYMKRFRFGERAGLLPNESVGYMPILNKWTPTTPMFMAIGQGISVTPIQLVASAASIVNGGRFITPRVVSHITDSYGEVMQEFQSEETPVGIKEYSTEKLLKAMTRVVQAGTGKNAYIQEYSIAGKTGTGQKAVSGRGYQDGLWSASFLGFFPADKPKVVGLILFDEPRGDSHTGGGLAAPVFREVVENIIPIIEQGERTINVKLPKLNRKPLTGKSERIPDLIGRSKREVVELLAPLGVPYKLHGSGFCYEQDPSPGSSYEGKRINVFFQ; this comes from the coding sequence ATGGATTATAGCCCTCTTAATCGAAAAAGATTCACCATATTATTCGTTCTATTATGCGTATTCTTCTCCGGGCTTTTGGTCCGAGTAGGTTATCTGGTATTCTTTAACGATAGAGAGATCGCATTCAAGAATGGAGAAAGGATTGGGCGAGGCGCGATCTACGATAGAAGAGGGATCGAATTGGCATTGTCCATTGATTCTTCTACGATCGGGATCTATCCCGGGAATGTTTACGATCCGAATTTTACCGCAGTACAAATTTCTCCTTATTTGGACATTCCTCCCGAAAAGATAGAATCTTTGATCCGAGAAAAAAGCAGATATTTCCTTTTGAAAAGGGAGATAGACGATACGACCGCGAGCCGTATTATGGAGATGGCCCTTCCCGGAGTCAGAAGAGAACGAGAATTTAAAAGAGTATATCCTCACGGAAGTTTGGCGGCAAGTCTTGTCGGTTTTACCGGGATGGACGACGATAAGGCTCTATCCGGTTTAGAATATTATTATAATCAAGAATTGATGACGCCTACTGAAGCGGATTCCACCAGAGGTGCAAATGTCCATTTGACTTTGGACGGACTCATCCAATTCAAACTGGAAAAGGCGCTTGGAAAAAGATTCGAAGAAGCCGGTGCTAAAAGAGCAGTAGGTCTATTGATGGAGATCCATACGGGAAGAATTTTGGCGATGGCCAGTTTTCCATCCTTCGATCCGAATCGTTATTCTTCTTTTGAAGAATATTCTCATACGAATTGGGCGATCCGACATGTGTACGAGCCCGGATCTACCATGAAAATTTTCCTAGCAAGCATTCTTCTTAATGAAAACTTAATCCATCCGAACGAAAAATTCGATTGTCCAGGTTACGTCGATTATGGAAGGACCAGGATCAAATGTACACATGTTCATGGAAAAGTGAACTTGGAAGAGATTTTACAGTATTCCTGCAATGCTGGGATCATAAAGGCGGCCGCAAAGATCCCGAACGATGTACTTTATGAATATATGAAACGATTCCGTTTTGGGGAAAGAGCGGGACTTCTGCCCAACGAATCCGTGGGATATATGCCGATCTTGAATAAATGGACTCCGACCACTCCGATGTTCATGGCAATCGGCCAGGGAATATCGGTAACTCCTATACAGTTAGTAGCATCCGCAGCTTCTATCGTAAACGGAGGAAGATTTATCACACCTAGGGTGGTCTCTCATATTACCGATTCCTACGGAGAAGTCATGCAGGAATTCCAATCGGAAGAGACTCCGGTAGGTATCAAAGAATATTCCACCGAAAAATTACTGAAAGCGATGACTAGAGTCGTCCAAGCCGGAACAGGAAAGAACGCATACATACAAGAATATTCCATCGCGGGAAAAACAGGAACCGGTCAAAAAGCGGTGTCTGGTAGAGGGTACCAAGACGGACTATGGTCCGCATCCTTTTTAGGATTTTTTCCGGCAGACAAACCGAAAGTGGTCGGCCTCATCCTTTTTGATGAGCCGAGAGGGGACAGTCATACAGGGGGAGGACTCGCCGCTCCCGTATTCAGGGAAGTAGTGGAGAATATTATTCCGATCATAGAACAAGGGGAAAGAACGATTAACGTAAAACTCCCTAAGTTGAACAGAAAACCTCTTACGGGCAAATCGGAACGTATTCCCGATCTCATCGGAAGGAGTAAAAGAGAAGTTGTGGAATTATTAGCTCCGTTAGGAGTTCCTTATAAACTTCACGGAAGCGGTTTCTGTTACGAGCAAGATCCCTCTCCGGGTTCTTCTTACGAAGGAAAAAGGATAAACGTATTCTTCCAATGA
- the lepB gene encoding signal peptidase I: MKFDSEIIRSIRHSTFRWIKLSFPILFAIFFILYFRIFVIQFYLISGTSMMPSYKENDWVLVKKWGFPAQIGPWVLYILEPDVNRFDVLVLDGIGAELSLKRVVGLPGDFFRFSEGRILINDSSLEEPFLNSGYKTQAPSASILPVIGVSGNIGIGDSGRIPPGYVLVLGDNREFSTDSRNYGLIPFKKLRGKVIASF; this comes from the coding sequence ATGAAATTCGATTCGGAAATAATTCGTTCTATTCGGCACTCCACATTTCGATGGATTAAACTTTCTTTTCCGATCTTGTTCGCAATATTTTTCATTTTATATTTTAGAATTTTTGTGATCCAATTCTATCTAATTAGCGGCACGAGCATGATGCCAAGCTATAAAGAAAACGATTGGGTCCTAGTTAAAAAATGGGGTTTCCCGGCGCAGATCGGTCCCTGGGTTTTATACATTTTAGAACCGGACGTTAACAGATTCGATGTCTTAGTCTTGGATGGGATCGGAGCGGAGTTAAGTTTAAAAAGAGTGGTAGGGCTTCCCGGAGATTTTTTCAGATTTTCGGAAGGAAGAATTTTAATAAACGACTCTTCCTTAGAAGAACCTTTCTTGAACTCAGGCTATAAGACCCAAGCTCCTTCCGCCTCCATTCTACCTGTGATCGGAGTCTCCGGAAATATAGGCATCGGAGATTCGGGAAGGATCCCTCCTGGTTATGTTTTGGTTTTGGGGGATAACCGAGAATTCTCCACAGATTCCAGAAATTACGGCCTAATTCCTTTCAAAAAGTTGAGAGGAAAGGTTATCGCCAGCTTTTAA
- a CDS encoding acyltransferase family protein translates to MKSYILSIFASKKGEIESLNGIRAIGILMVMTNHLWVSKQPIMREMPYWLSWFVENQTTIVDVFFVLGGFLNYGGILQYYKRENSFPYRKFIINRSLRILPAYYTALAFSYYFFSKQVEGLKNIPNPSADLIWLIDKGQKGLDYVWADSIFLSNFFPRVLDVGWYISLEQQIYFLMVVLGPFFLFSRTKKVRVIILSIIYIIPFLSRCYLYSKGQMNANALFWTENRFDSMIAGMLLAEYVDSRPVGESLGKLKYSLVGFSAIVFILISYSFNWKHFIRLTLANNFYNIALVLIIYLAIQKEGIFKTILALPIFRPLSRITFTVYLWNIPLMGIATQWALKGETLVTLSVLPKLYFICFGFTFLAAWPIFLLIEQPFIWWKEKPKVLENKSETKTS, encoded by the coding sequence ATGAAATCCTATATATTGTCTATCTTTGCTTCTAAAAAGGGGGAAATAGAATCATTAAACGGGATCAGAGCGATCGGAATTCTGATGGTTATGACCAACCATCTCTGGGTTTCCAAACAACCGATCATGCGCGAAATGCCTTATTGGTTGTCCTGGTTCGTGGAGAATCAAACCACCATCGTGGATGTGTTTTTCGTATTGGGAGGTTTTCTGAATTACGGAGGTATACTCCAATACTATAAAAGGGAGAACAGTTTTCCCTATCGCAAATTTATCATAAATCGTTCTTTGAGAATTCTTCCCGCGTATTACACTGCATTAGCTTTTTCTTACTATTTCTTTTCTAAACAGGTAGAAGGCCTGAAAAATATACCGAATCCAAGTGCGGATCTGATCTGGTTAATAGATAAAGGCCAAAAGGGTCTGGATTACGTTTGGGCCGACAGCATCTTCTTATCCAACTTTTTTCCTAGGGTTTTGGATGTGGGTTGGTATATTTCCTTAGAGCAGCAGATCTACTTTTTGATGGTGGTTCTTGGACCCTTCTTCTTATTCTCTAGAACCAAAAAAGTAAGGGTCATCATATTATCGATCATATATATTATCCCTTTCTTATCTAGATGTTATCTATACTCTAAAGGTCAGATGAACGCAAATGCTCTATTCTGGACGGAGAACAGATTCGATTCCATGATCGCAGGAATGCTTTTGGCGGAATATGTGGACTCTAGACCGGTGGGAGAAAGTTTAGGAAAACTGAAATATTCTTTGGTCGGATTCTCGGCGATCGTATTCATTTTGATCTCTTATTCTTTCAATTGGAAACATTTCATTCGATTGACGCTTGCGAATAATTTTTACAATATCGCATTGGTTCTGATCATCTATTTAGCGATCCAAAAAGAAGGAATTTTTAAAACTATCTTAGCATTACCGATCTTCCGTCCATTGTCCAGGATCACATTTACTGTGTATTTATGGAACATACCGTTGATGGGGATTGCCACTCAATGGGCTCTAAAAGGGGAAACATTGGTCACTTTAAGCGTATTACCTAAGCTCTATTTTATATGCTTTGGGTTTACATTCTTAGCAGCTTGGCCGATCTTTTTACTCATAGAACAACCTTTTATTTGGTGGAAAGAAAAACCGAAAGTTTTGGAAAATAAGAGTGAGACCAAGACTTCATAG
- a CDS encoding LIMLP_15305 family protein, with product MTSNNPISQYVSRFKAEKGKILSFLSAFPFYGEVLKNHQYYEADRIARNELAKKLDSLKEPIRRIEENFVRERRMDLIGSTEVLLSVLERLKNEIIGASYGLNGLGTGFKATESELEALAEWDYSLIHHAEELSTKVRSPDFPPEVSVDTVRNWVSSFRSELDEFDAALKSRKDVFLKR from the coding sequence ATGACTTCGAACAACCCAATCTCACAATATGTTTCCAGATTCAAAGCGGAGAAGGGAAAGATCTTATCCTTTCTATCCGCATTTCCGTTTTATGGAGAAGTCTTAAAGAACCATCAGTATTACGAAGCGGATAGGATCGCTCGAAACGAATTAGCCAAAAAATTGGATTCGCTCAAAGAACCGATCCGTAGGATCGAAGAAAATTTCGTCCGAGAAAGAAGAATGGACCTAATCGGTTCTACGGAGGTCTTACTTTCCGTCTTAGAAAGACTCAAAAATGAAATTATCGGAGCAAGTTACGGCCTAAACGGATTGGGCACCGGGTTTAAGGCGACCGAATCTGAGTTGGAAGCTTTGGCGGAATGGGATTATTCTTTGATCCATCATGCGGAAGAATTGTCCACCAAGGTTCGATCCCCGGACTTTCCTCCGGAAGTTTCGGTCGACACTGTAAGGAATTGGGTCAGTAGTTTTAGATCGGAATTAGATGAGTTCGATGCCGCGCTAAAGAGCAGAAAGGACGTCTTCTTAAAACGATAG
- a CDS encoding SPFH domain-containing protein, whose protein sequence is MALIDVIKYEGKPGEIVWKFPRNDISTFGQLVVNESQEAIFFKEGKALDIFGPGTHTLKTGNVPILENLVNLPFGGQTPFTAEVVYINKALIQLKWGTPAPIQVEDPKYTITLGVRANGAYNIKIVDSKAFAVGVVGARGAYSQDEVDNFLRPMIVTRLSDFLAEVVLKSGEPITRLNQHLEEASSAGKTKIQPDFSKYGIDVLDFFVQSINFDQNDPNFQKIQKILTDKFEIDALGGMYQQKRMLDIGEAAAKNEGGNAGEGMSAGMGLGMGMNMGNMMAGMMGQNNAGNNANQNDATARLTKLKSMLDQGLISQEEFDAKKKDILNSI, encoded by the coding sequence ATGGCATTAATAGACGTAATAAAATACGAAGGGAAACCGGGAGAGATCGTATGGAAATTTCCCAGAAACGATATCAGTACCTTCGGACAATTGGTAGTGAACGAAAGCCAGGAAGCTATCTTCTTTAAGGAAGGTAAAGCTCTGGATATTTTCGGACCTGGAACTCATACTTTAAAAACAGGAAACGTTCCTATTTTAGAAAACTTAGTGAACCTTCCTTTCGGAGGACAAACTCCTTTTACTGCGGAAGTGGTTTATATTAACAAAGCCCTTATCCAATTAAAATGGGGAACTCCTGCACCCATCCAAGTCGAAGATCCTAAATACACCATCACTTTGGGAGTCCGTGCAAACGGTGCATATAATATCAAGATCGTAGATTCCAAAGCGTTTGCAGTAGGAGTGGTCGGTGCAAGAGGAGCTTATTCACAAGACGAGGTGGATAATTTTCTAAGACCGATGATCGTAACTAGGCTAAGCGATTTCTTAGCGGAAGTCGTTTTAAAATCGGGAGAGCCGATCACTCGATTGAACCAACATTTGGAAGAGGCCTCTTCCGCAGGAAAAACGAAAATCCAACCGGACTTCTCAAAATACGGGATAGACGTTTTGGATTTTTTTGTCCAATCCATCAACTTCGATCAGAACGATCCGAACTTCCAAAAGATCCAAAAGATCCTCACAGACAAATTCGAGATCGATGCTTTGGGCGGAATGTACCAACAAAAAAGAATGTTGGATATCGGAGAAGCGGCCGCAAAGAACGAAGGCGGGAACGCAGGTGAAGGAATGTCCGCAGGTATGGGACTCGGAATGGGAATGAATATGGGCAATATGATGGCCGGGATGATGGGCCAAAACAATGCAGGTAATAATGCCAACCAGAACGATGCAACAGCAAGACTCACAAAACTTAAGAGTATGTTGGACCAGGGCCTGATTTCTCAGGAAGAATTTGATGCCAAAAAAAAGGACATTTTAAATTCTATCTAA
- the thrC gene encoding threonine synthase, with product MSLTFTKLKAEFRCINDSCGATYDLNDIVYECRKCGSLLQVSHDMGALKEKSGKEWKDLFDSRLGSVKFPNSSGIWNKREWVLPHVEDSEIVSSGEGLSHLFNSERLTKHFGLGGLWIKQCGISHTGSFKDLGMTVLLSQVKHMLNQGAKIRAVACASSGDTSAALASYAAKAGIPAIIFLPAGKVSQAQLIQPVSNGAKVIALETDFDGCMKIVKEVTKEAGIYLANSMNSLRIEGQKTIAPEIVQQLEWKVPDWVIIPGGNLGNVSALGAGFEMAKELGLIDKLPRIVLAQAENANPLYLSYLKNFEEFNPVDAKPTLASAIQIGNPVSVQKAIRTLKKFNGIVEQASEAELSEASAKTDLFGLYNDPHTGVALAALYKLMAKGTIAKGDQVVVISTAHGLKFTEFKLKFHEGKIQGTDPKLVNVIRSCKPEVGAVMDEIGGFLQLKD from the coding sequence ATGAGCCTTACCTTCACCAAGTTGAAAGCGGAATTTCGCTGTATCAACGATTCTTGCGGAGCAACGTACGATCTGAATGATATCGTATACGAATGTCGTAAATGTGGAAGCCTTCTCCAGGTTTCCCATGATATGGGAGCTCTCAAAGAAAAATCGGGAAAGGAATGGAAGGACCTATTCGATTCCAGATTGGGTTCGGTAAAATTCCCGAACAGCTCGGGTATCTGGAACAAAAGAGAATGGGTTCTTCCTCATGTAGAGGACTCAGAGATCGTAAGCTCAGGCGAAGGTCTTTCTCATCTATTCAATTCCGAAAGACTCACAAAACATTTCGGCCTAGGGGGACTTTGGATCAAACAATGTGGGATCTCCCACACAGGTTCATTTAAGGACCTGGGCATGACCGTTCTTCTCTCCCAAGTAAAACATATGTTGAATCAGGGAGCAAAGATCAGAGCGGTTGCTTGTGCAAGTTCCGGAGATACTTCCGCCGCACTTGCTTCTTACGCTGCGAAGGCAGGGATCCCTGCGATCATTTTTCTTCCAGCAGGGAAAGTTTCCCAAGCACAATTAATCCAACCGGTTTCGAACGGTGCAAAGGTAATCGCTCTCGAAACCGATTTTGACGGTTGTATGAAGATCGTGAAAGAAGTTACCAAAGAAGCCGGCATCTATCTTGCAAACTCCATGAACAGTCTCCGTATCGAAGGCCAAAAAACGATCGCACCGGAGATCGTTCAACAATTGGAATGGAAAGTTCCCGATTGGGTGATCATTCCCGGAGGAAATTTGGGGAATGTTTCCGCACTCGGAGCAGGTTTCGAGATGGCAAAAGAGTTGGGACTGATCGACAAACTTCCAAGGATCGTTTTAGCTCAAGCAGAGAATGCAAATCCGCTCTATCTTTCTTATCTGAAAAATTTCGAGGAATTCAATCCTGTTGACGCGAAGCCTACTCTTGCTTCTGCAATCCAGATCGGAAATCCTGTATCAGTCCAAAAAGCAATTCGTACATTAAAAAAATTCAATGGGATCGTGGAGCAAGCAAGCGAAGCGGAACTTTCGGAAGCTTCTGCCAAAACCGACCTATTTGGATTGTACAATGACCCTCATACCGGAGTGGCGCTTGCTGCTCTTTACAAACTAATGGCTAAAGGAACGATTGCCAAAGGTGATCAGGTGGTCGTGATCTCCACTGCTCACGGACTAAAATTTACCGAATTCAAACTCAAATTCCATGAGGGAAAGATCCAGGGAACCGACCCTAAATTGGTTAACGTTATTCGATCCTGCAAACCGGAAGTAGGGGCCGTCATGGACGAAATCGGCGGTTTCCTACAATTGAAAGATTAA